The nucleotide sequence CGTGGGGCCGCCGCCGATGCGGACATCCTTGCCGTCGGCGGCGTTGCGGGCCGCTTCGAGCGCCTCGGCCGGTGACGTGTCGACGAAGTGGTACGTCGTGCCGCCCTCCATCTCGATCGACGGGCGGGTGTGGTGGGTGAGGACGAAGACCGGTGAGTGGAACGGCGGGTTGGGACCCCACGCGCCCTTCCAGTCCGGGTCCTCGTGCCAACCGGGGTGGCCGAACTTTCCGGCCCCCATGATCTCGACACCGATCACCGCGTCGCCGTGCTGCCGCGCGAAGGCGTCGTCGACGCCGCCGCCACCGCCCTGCTGCCACCACCGGGTGGCGAACATCCATTCGTGCAGCCGCTGGCCGGCGTGGCCGAAGTGTGCGTCGGGGCTCTGGCCTTCGCCGGTGCCGAATCCGTCGAGCGAGATCGAGAAGTTCTGGACGCGGACGAGTGACATGACGGTGCTCCTTCGATACTGGGCGGGTCGGTTCTCTCAGGTGGTGCGGACGCGCGCGGTGGCCCGTGGGTGGGTGGCGTGCCCGTCGACGGCCCGCGGTTGCCGTCTGGCTGCGCGGGAGCGCGCGCCGTCCCAGGTGAAGACGGCCAGCGCCAGCCACACGAGGGCGAACGCCGCCAACCGGCTCTGCGGCATCGGTTCGTGAAACAGGAGCACGCCGAAGCCGAGGTGCAGGATCGGCGTGATGTACTGCAGGACGCCCAACGTGGTCAGCGGGACCCGGTTGGCCGCCGCGGCGAAGCCCATCAGCGGCAGCGCGGTCAACGCACCCGCCAGCAGGACGAGCAGGGTGTGGCCGGCGGCCACGTGGCCCACGGTCTGCTTGCCGGTGATCATCAGGAACGCGACGTAGCCCAGCGCCGGCGGCAGCAGCGCGACCGTCTCGACGAGCAGCCCGTCGGCGGCCGGCAGTCCCTGCCGCTTCTTGACCAGCCCGTACAGGCTGAAGGTGATCGCGACCACCAGGGCCAGCCACGGCGGCCCGCCGTACCCGACGGCCAACACCAGCACGGCGATCACGCCGATGCCCACGGCCGTCCACTGGGTACGCCGCAGCCGTTCGCGGAGCACGGCCACGCCGAGCAGCACGCTGACCAACGGGGTGATGAAGTAGCCGAGCGAGACCTCCACGACCTGTCCGGTAGCGACGCCGAGGATGAAGGCGAACCAGTTCGTTCCGATCAACAGCGCGGGCAGGCCGACCGCGGCCAGCCGTCGGGGCTCGCGGGCCAGGTCGCGCAGGCACCGGTACCGGCGCAGGACCGCCAGCAGTACCGCCATGAACACGGCCGACCAGACGATCCGGTGGGCCAGGATCTCACCCGCCGAGGCGGGTGCGAGCAGCTTGAAGTAGAGCGGGAAGAAACCCCATCCCACGTAGGCCGCGATGCCGGTGAGCAGGCCTCGGCGCATGGAGCTGCCGTCTGCGGTGTGCGGTGTCACGGCTGTCCCTCTCGTCGGATGACCTGACAAGGAACAGCATGGAACGGAAACTATATGACGTCTAAGGCCAATTGATCTCAGCTTCCATCAAGATTCTTAATGGGTGCTGGATCGGTTGCCTGGCGAGGCTCGGCGGTCGCCGTCACCGGGAGGCGGTGTCCGTGCTGATCTCCACAGCGACGGCCGGTCACCACGAGGAGGGCAGCGCGATGGCACGGTGGTTTGCGACATGACCCGCCGCCTCGCCCGTGGAGGCCTGCTCAGACCTGGCGCCGCCAGGAGTACCAGCCCCGGCACAGGAAGTACGCGACGGCCGTCGCGACCACCAGGGAACCGTCGATGATCACGTGCTGCTTGGCCGTGGGCACGTCGATCACGGCGAGGGCGAACACGGTGATCGCGATCTTGTGGAAGAGCACCAGTTCCCACACCCCCCGCTGCCCGCGTGGCCAGACGGCCAGCATCGCCCACAGGCCAGCGAAGACGACGTACGCCAGCGTGCGCCAGGCTTCCGTCATCAGGTGCTCGTCGGACGAGTCGATCATCTGCTGGATCCCCTGGGCCAGGGCGCCGAAGGTGGCAATCGAACAGATGGCCAGCAGAATGCGGCCGGTGCGGTCGGCCCACGGAGCGATCGAGTTTGGCATACCCGTACTGTCCGACCCGGGCGGCGGCGCTCGCGTCGGCGAAAACTACGTAACCAGGCCCCGGAGCTGACGCCGGGAGCTGATGCCAGTTTGCGGAAGATGCTGCGGAGGTGCGACCTGCCCGAACGCGACCCGCAGGGCGGCTGCGTACCCGGCCGGGATGTCGGGGAGGCGGCCGAGCATCGGGGTGCACACCTGGTGCAGGGCGGCGAAGGGAATCTGCGTTTCG is from Micromonospora sp. WMMD1102 and encodes:
- a CDS encoding dihydrofolate reductase family protein, translated to MSLVRVQNFSISLDGFGTGEGQSPDAHFGHAGQRLHEWMFATRWWQQGGGGGVDDAFARQHGDAVIGVEIMGAGKFGHPGWHEDPDWKGAWGPNPPFHSPVFVLTHHTRPSIEMEGGTTYHFVDTSPAEALEAARNAADGKDVRIGGGPTVIRDFLAAGLVDHAHIVVVPILLGRGVRLWDGLEGIEQKYRVETTASPSGVTHLTFTRAGV
- the rarD gene encoding EamA family transporter RarD, which translates into the protein MRRGLLTGIAAYVGWGFFPLYFKLLAPASAGEILAHRIVWSAVFMAVLLAVLRRYRCLRDLAREPRRLAAVGLPALLIGTNWFAFILGVATGQVVEVSLGYFITPLVSVLLGVAVLRERLRRTQWTAVGIGVIAVLVLAVGYGGPPWLALVVAITFSLYGLVKKRQGLPAADGLLVETVALLPPALGYVAFLMITGKQTVGHVAAGHTLLVLLAGALTALPLMGFAAAANRVPLTTLGVLQYITPILHLGFGVLLFHEPMPQSRLAAFALVWLALAVFTWDGARSRAARRQPRAVDGHATHPRATARVRTT